The following DNA comes from Chloroflexota bacterium.
GGTTTGAGCTGGGGGTGAAGTTGAAATTGCATGGCAAGCCGCGCTGCGCTGGCAATTCAGTGGCCTTCAGCTTTGACGTCGTGATGAAAGACGTGACTATTAGCCCGATTGATGTGTTCGAGCTTAATGCCGATGGCAAGGTGCAACACATGAGGGCCTACTATGGGCCGGAGAATGTCAGCGAGGTGCGGTGTGACCCGCTGACTCTTGGCAGATTACTCGGTTCAGTTGACTAGTCTATGGGCAGGGA
Coding sequences within:
- a CDS encoding steroid delta-isomerase, yielding METATLLNAVQRYVEAFEKADLNIIRQLFAEDATVEDPVGSTRVCRGMKEILELYKAGFELGVKLKLHGKPRCAGNSVAFSFDVVMKDVTISPIDVFELNADGKVQHMRAYYGPENVSEVRCDPLTLGRLLGSVD